From one Formosa sediminum genomic stretch:
- a CDS encoding MATE family efflux transporter codes for MLLSQYTKEFKYNWQLAAPVMLGMLGHTFVSFVDNIMVGQLGTAELAAVSLGNSFMFIAMSIGIGFSTAITPLIAEADTAHDFKSGKSAFKHGLFLCTFLGVLLFLILYFAKPLMYLMKQPIEVVELAIPYLDLVAFSLIPLIIFQAFKQFSDGLSMTKYPMYATIIANVVNIVLNYIFIFGKFGAPAFGIVGAAYGTLVSRFIMVAFIWWVLKGNKKSKDYVTNIKFLVLENSMMKRIFNLGAPSAMQMFFEVAIFTSAIWLSGLLGKNPQAANQIALNLSSMTFMVATGLSVASMVRVGNQKGLQNYHELRRIAFSLFLMGTLFAICFALMFMALRTELPKIYVDLNDVANFSDNSEVVQIASNLLLAAAVFQISDSIQVVVLGALRGLQDVKVPTIITFIAYWIIGFPISFYFGKAEQLGSFGIWLGLLAGLTSAAILLYIRFNYLTKQLILQK; via the coding sequence GTGCTTTTATCTCAATACACCAAAGAATTTAAATACAATTGGCAACTGGCTGCTCCAGTAATGCTAGGTATGTTAGGGCATACATTTGTTAGTTTTGTAGACAATATTATGGTAGGCCAGTTAGGAACTGCAGAACTTGCTGCAGTGTCTTTAGGGAATAGTTTTATGTTTATAGCCATGTCTATAGGTATAGGATTTTCAACCGCTATTACACCTTTAATTGCCGAAGCAGATACGGCTCATGATTTTAAGTCAGGTAAATCGGCTTTTAAACACGGTTTATTTTTATGTACTTTTCTAGGGGTTTTACTATTCTTAATTCTATATTTTGCTAAACCATTAATGTATTTAATGAAACAACCTATAGAAGTTGTAGAGTTGGCTATTCCGTATTTAGATTTAGTTGCATTTTCTCTTATTCCCCTAATTATTTTTCAAGCCTTTAAGCAATTTAGTGATGGCTTGTCTATGACAAAGTACCCGATGTATGCGACAATTATTGCGAATGTGGTAAACATTGTATTAAATTATATTTTCATTTTTGGAAAATTTGGAGCACCTGCTTTTGGTATTGTTGGTGCAGCATATGGAACTTTAGTGTCACGATTTATTATGGTAGCTTTTATTTGGTGGGTGCTAAAAGGCAACAAGAAATCTAAAGATTACGTTACAAACATTAAATTTTTAGTGTTAGAGAATAGCATGATGAAGCGCATTTTTAATTTAGGAGCTCCTAGTGCTATGCAAATGTTCTTTGAGGTAGCTATTTTTACGTCTGCCATTTGGTTAAGTGGTTTGTTAGGTAAAAACCCTCAAGCAGCAAACCAAATTGCACTAAATTTGTCTTCTATGACTTTTATGGTAGCAACGGGGTTAAGTGTGGCGAGTATGGTACGAGTAGGTAACCAAAAAGGGCTTCAGAATTATCACGAATTACGTCGCATTGCATTTTCATTATTTTTAATGGGAACTTTATTTGCCATTTGCTTTGCTTTAATGTTTATGGCATTACGAACAGAATTACCTAAGATATATGTAGATTTAAACGATGTAGCCAATTTTTCAGATAACTCTGAAGTGGTACAAATTGCTTCAAATTTATTGCTCGCAGCAGCTGTGTTTCAAATTAGCGATAGTATTCAGGTGGTTGTGTTAGGTGCTTTACGTGGACTACAAGATGTGAAGGTGCCAACTATAATAACATTTATTGCGTATTGGATTATTGGGTTTCCTATTAGTTTTTATTTTGGTAAAGCCGAGCAATTAGGAAGCTTCGGAATCTGGTTGGGACTATTGGCCGGATTAACATCTGCAGCAATTTTACTTTACATAAGGTTTAATTATTTAACGAAACAATTAATTTTACAGAAATAA
- a CDS encoding DUF2911 domain-containing protein, translated as MNRFLKWIMILLVFVAVGVFLYAYFEKGAFTKVLSPKDTVEYKLNDLKLEVFYNRPSKRDRVIFGGLVPYNEVWRTGANEATTFKTNKTLNIGSDSLPPGKYTLWTIPNDSVWHVMFNKKQYKWGVDETMKAMRDPNFDVVDLEVPVEKLNNTVEEFTISFDNSTDNLALTMAWDDVKISVPLK; from the coding sequence ATGAATAGATTTTTAAAATGGATTATGATACTCCTCGTCTTCGTTGCAGTAGGAGTTTTTCTTTATGCATATTTTGAAAAAGGCGCTTTTACTAAGGTTTTAAGTCCCAAGGACACAGTTGAATATAAATTAAACGATTTAAAACTAGAAGTATTTTATAACAGACCATCTAAGCGCGATCGTGTAATTTTTGGTGGCTTGGTTCCTTATAATGAAGTTTGGAGAACAGGAGCTAACGAAGCCACTACTTTTAAAACCAACAAAACATTGAACATAGGTAGCGATTCTTTACCTCCAGGTAAATATACGCTATGGACCATCCCTAACGATTCTGTTTGGCATGTAATGTTTAATAAAAAACAATACAAATGGGGCGTAGATGAAACTATGAAAGCTATGCGAGATCCCAATTTTGATGTTGTAGATCTAGAAGTTCCTGTAGAGAAATTAAACAATACTGTAGAAGAATTTACAATTTCCTTTGATAACTCTACAGATAATTTAGCACTTACTATGGCTTGGGACGACGTAAAAATTAGTGTTCCTTTAAAGTAG
- a CDS encoding phosphatase PAP2 family protein, with protein MFDKLLNTDKELFLYLNNLGSETWDPIWLAITHEYTFAPLYALLLYLIYKKRGVPTLVISLIVIVCMVTFTDQMTNVVKDTVQRFRPCRTEGVMEYMRYIAARCGRYGFFSGHSSNTMAAAIFAGLVLKPFYKNAIYFLMCWSLIVAYSRVYVGVHYPLDLVCGLTFGALCGFGFYKLFTYIVKRRGLATF; from the coding sequence ATGTTCGATAAATTACTGAATACAGATAAAGAATTATTTTTATATCTTAATAACTTAGGATCCGAAACTTGGGACCCGATTTGGTTGGCTATTACACATGAATATACTTTTGCTCCTTTATATGCCTTATTATTGTATTTAATTTATAAAAAGCGAGGTGTCCCGACCTTGGTTATTTCTTTAATTGTAATTGTGTGTATGGTAACTTTTACAGACCAAATGACGAATGTGGTTAAGGATACTGTGCAACGTTTTAGACCGTGTAGAACTGAAGGTGTAATGGAATATATGCGCTACATTGCAGCCCGTTGTGGACGTTATGGGTTTTTCTCTGGGCACTCATCTAACACCATGGCAGCAGCTATTTTTGCAGGTTTAGTATTAAAACCATTTTATAAAAATGCCATATATTTTTTAATGTGTTGGAGCTTAATTGTAGCTTATAGCCGTGTATATGTAGGCGTGCATTATCCGTTAGATTTAGTATGTGGTCTTACTTTCGGTGCCCTTTGTGGGTTTGGTTTTTACAAGTTGTTTACATACATCGTAAAACGTCGTGGTTTAGCTACTTTTTAG
- a CDS encoding DUF2971 domain-containing protein, with the protein MFYKFRDFSNYKYLLDIFINQRIYASSFRNLNDNFEGQFYTDCFLKPQRVRLNPKKNQHISICSFSGHYENHLLWSHYSDGHRGLVIAFELDENKYEIQKVNYSGLKNYHHLPHKFVDIKSVFLNKIKDWEYEDEYRIILKEQCYIDIIINEVIFGSEVSELDKNLISKLIEKIDSKIKIKIYNED; encoded by the coding sequence ATGTTTTATAAATTTAGAGATTTTAGTAATTATAAATATTTACTTGATATATTCATTAATCAAAGAATATATGCTTCTAGTTTTAGAAATCTAAATGATAATTTTGAAGGGCAATTTTACACAGATTGTTTTCTCAAGCCACAGAGGGTTAGACTAAACCCCAAAAAAAATCAACACATAAGTATATGTTCATTCTCTGGACATTATGAAAATCATTTACTATGGTCTCATTATTCAGATGGTCATAGAGGTTTAGTTATTGCCTTCGAGTTAGATGAAAATAAATATGAAATCCAAAAAGTAAATTATAGTGGATTAAAAAACTATCATCATTTACCCCATAAATTTGTAGATATTAAATCTGTTTTTCTTAACAAAATTAAAGATTGGGAATATGAAGATGAGTACAGAATTATTCTTAAAGAACAATGCTACATTGATATCATAATTAATGAAGTTATTTTTGGATCAGAGGTGTCTGAATTGGATAAGAATCTAATAAGTAAACTAATTGAAAAAATAGATTCTAAAATAAAAATAAAAATTTATAATGAAGATTAA
- a CDS encoding lipid-A-disaccharide synthase N-terminal domain-containing protein, which yields MSNWIIYTIGFIAQILFSSRLVVQWITSEKKRKVITPTLFWTLSLMASFLLFIYGYLRQDFAIMLGQSLTYFIYIRNLQLQNQWTKFPKPMRWFLLLVPIFIVIYYYNNNQIDITLLFKNENIPVWLLILGIVSQIVFTLRFIYQWIYSEKKKESTLPFGFWALSLAGSILILIYAILRRDPVLFTGHILGAIIYSRNLVLIKKYHD from the coding sequence ATGAGCAACTGGATTATATATACTATAGGGTTTATTGCTCAAATCCTATTCTCATCGCGTTTAGTTGTGCAATGGATTACGTCTGAAAAAAAACGTAAAGTAATTACGCCAACACTATTTTGGACCTTAAGTTTAATGGCGTCATTCTTACTTTTTATTTATGGATATTTGCGTCAGGATTTTGCTATTATGCTAGGACAAAGTTTAACGTATTTTATTTACATTAGAAACCTTCAGCTTCAAAATCAATGGACAAAATTTCCTAAACCCATGCGCTGGTTTTTACTTTTAGTACCTATTTTTATTGTGATTTATTATTACAATAACAACCAAATAGACATCACCTTATTATTTAAAAACGAAAATATCCCTGTATGGCTATTGATTTTAGGCATTGTTTCGCAAATTGTATTTACTTTACGTTTCATTTATCAGTGGATCTATTCTGAAAAGAAAAAAGAATCTACTTTGCCTTTCGGATTTTGGGCTTTAAGCTTAGCGGGTTCTATACTCATTTTAATTTATGCCATTTTACGTAGAGATCCTGTATTATTTACTGGTCATATTCTAGGGGCAATTATTTATAGCAGAAACTTAGTTCTAATAAAGAAATATCATGATTAA
- a CDS encoding ArnT family glycosyltransferase gives MIKIIEKHPIIALCALIALMLLPNLHVMQVTIMEARNFITAREMLVDNHWLLTTMNGEARYEKPPLPTWLSAISASIFGIQVYALRLPTVFMIMVLGIYVYKLSLSLLEDKEHSFVNACIAVTAFYTVGITIEAPWDIYAHGFMMVAIYHLYQLFQKQSNFWSHTLLSGLFLGFSFLSKGPVSLYALFLPFILAYASTFKFKNFRPKVFSVVSVILLMLCVGGWWFIYVRVMDPETFTHITQKETSNWGSYNIRPFYYYWSFFTQSGIWTIPAFISLLYPYLKPRVKHLKAYRFSFYWTLFAVVLLSLIPEKKSRYLMPVLIPLAINTGFYIDYLIRHFKTLKNKKETIPVFFNFGLIAAIGIAFPLIIYLNLKDQLHGYWITFSVASVILMSIGVCILYYLKQRAIKTIFYLTVIFYASIFIVALPLYKALIPEHYYDITTLKPEAEAAELNVYGTDNVSPEMIWLYGDKLPNITLENGKFQFPKDKRFGLLTKPFTADELQHISTFYTVDFVRTYDINIANKSSRKHNSRLIDSYYILTKK, from the coding sequence ATGATTAAAATCATTGAAAAACATCCTATTATTGCGCTGTGTGCCTTAATCGCTTTGATGTTGCTTCCTAATTTACATGTCATGCAAGTTACTATTATGGAAGCTAGAAACTTTATTACCGCTCGTGAGATGCTTGTAGATAACCATTGGTTACTAACAACTATGAATGGTGAGGCACGTTACGAAAAACCACCTCTGCCTACATGGTTGTCGGCTATATCGGCTTCTATATTTGGTATACAAGTATATGCATTAAGATTACCTACCGTTTTCATGATCATGGTATTGGGAATTTATGTCTATAAATTGTCGTTATCACTTTTAGAAGATAAAGAACATAGTTTTGTAAATGCTTGTATTGCAGTTACAGCGTTTTATACTGTTGGGATTACTATTGAAGCGCCTTGGGATATTTATGCACATGGATTTATGATGGTTGCAATCTACCATCTGTATCAACTGTTTCAAAAGCAATCAAATTTTTGGTCTCACACACTACTTTCAGGTCTCTTTTTAGGGTTTTCTTTTTTAAGTAAAGGCCCTGTCTCTTTATATGCTTTATTTTTACCTTTTATATTGGCTTATGCAAGTACGTTTAAATTTAAAAACTTTAGACCCAAAGTTTTTTCTGTAGTGAGTGTTATATTACTCATGCTATGCGTAGGCGGATGGTGGTTTATATACGTTCGTGTAATGGACCCAGAAACTTTTACCCATATTACTCAAAAAGAGACTAGCAATTGGGGCAGTTATAATATTCGTCCATTTTATTATTATTGGAGTTTCTTTACCCAAAGTGGTATTTGGACAATTCCTGCTTTTATAAGTTTATTATATCCGTATTTAAAACCGAGAGTTAAACATTTAAAAGCCTATAGATTTAGTTTTTACTGGACCCTATTTGCAGTTGTATTACTATCCTTAATTCCTGAAAAAAAATCCAGGTATTTAATGCCGGTATTAATACCATTAGCTATTAATACGGGGTTTTATATCGATTATTTAATTCGACATTTTAAAACATTAAAAAATAAAAAAGAGACTATCCCTGTATTTTTTAATTTCGGATTAATAGCAGCTATAGGCATTGCGTTTCCGCTTATTATCTATTTAAATTTAAAAGATCAATTACACGGGTATTGGATTACATTTAGTGTAGCATCTGTTATATTAATGAGTATTGGGGTTTGCATTCTTTACTACTTAAAACAACGCGCAATTAAAACGATATTTTATTTAACTGTAATATTTTATGCATCTATATTTATTGTTGCATTACCATTATATAAAGCTTTAATACCTGAACACTATTACGACATCACAACATTAAAACCTGAAGCAGAAGCTGCAGAATTAAATGTTTATGGAACAGACAATGTATCGCCCGAAATGATTTGGTTATACGGAGACAAACTACCAAACATAACCCTTGAAAATGGCAAATTTCAATTCCCTAAAGACAAGCGTTTTGGGTTACTTACTAAACCATTTACAGCAGATGAACTGCAACATATTAGTACTTTTTATACTGTAGATTTTGTAAGAACTTATGACATTAATATCGCAAACAAATCATCTAGAAAACACAATTCTAGATTAATAGACAGTTACTATATTTTAACTAAAAAGTAG
- a CDS encoding glycosyltransferase family 2 protein: MSYQFTIIVPVYNEEDNLLRVEQELTAYAQTATKRTKILLVNDGSKDRSQDIIETICKRSEIFEFISFKENRGLSAAIKAGFDYTDTPLVGYIDSDLQTTPSDFNVLLQHIENYDLVTGVRSNRKDSFVKNMSSKIANGIRRSFTHDGMDDTGCPLKVIKTDYAKRIPMFKGLHRFLPAMILLQHGKITQVPVQHFPRIAGEAKFGLWNRLLGPLVDCFAYIWMKKKYINYEIKARS, encoded by the coding sequence ATGAGTTACCAATTCACCATTATAGTCCCCGTTTATAATGAAGAAGACAATTTATTGCGTGTCGAGCAAGAGCTTACTGCTTATGCCCAAACAGCTACGAAACGTACCAAAATTCTTTTAGTAAATGATGGCTCTAAAGATAGAAGTCAGGACATTATTGAAACCATTTGTAAACGCTCAGAGATTTTTGAGTTTATAAGTTTTAAAGAAAATAGAGGATTGAGCGCAGCTATAAAAGCAGGCTTTGATTATACAGACACACCCTTAGTGGGCTATATTGATTCTGATTTACAAACAACACCTTCAGATTTTAATGTTCTTTTACAACATATTGAGAATTACGATTTAGTTACGGGTGTACGCTCTAACAGAAAAGATTCGTTTGTTAAAAATATGTCTTCAAAAATTGCAAACGGAATTCGCAGAAGTTTTACACACGATGGTATGGACGATACTGGGTGTCCATTAAAAGTTATTAAAACAGACTATGCCAAACGTATCCCTATGTTTAAAGGGTTACACCGTTTTTTACCTGCCATGATATTATTACAACACGGTAAAATTACACAAGTTCCTGTACAGCATTTTCCACGTATAGCAGGAGAAGCTAAATTTGGATTATGGAATAGACTTTTAGGACCTTTAGTAGACTGTTTTGCGTATATATGGATGAAAAAAAAGTACATTAACTACGAAATTAAGGCACGTAGTTAA
- a CDS encoding cob(I)yrinic acid a,c-diamide adenosyltransferase → MKIYTKTGDKGTTALFGGTRVPKHHIRIDSYGTVDELNSYIGLIRDQDIHPDYKSVLITIQDRLFTVGAMLATPPDKAVLKNGKERLNIPKIDDANILLLENEIDAMNSELPPMTHFVLPGGHQTVSFCHIARCVCRRAERLASELNAIDPINPQTLTYLNRLSDYLFVLARKLSHDLKADEVKWIPEKQ, encoded by the coding sequence ATGAAAATATATACTAAAACGGGCGATAAAGGGACCACAGCGCTCTTTGGAGGTACACGCGTACCAAAACACCATATCCGTATTGATAGTTACGGTACGGTAGATGAGTTAAACTCTTACATTGGGTTAATACGCGACCAAGACATACATCCAGACTACAAATCCGTTTTAATAACCATACAAGATCGCTTATTTACAGTTGGGGCAATGTTGGCGACACCTCCAGATAAAGCCGTATTAAAAAATGGAAAAGAGCGCCTAAATATTCCTAAAATCGATGATGCCAATATTCTTTTATTAGAAAACGAAATAGATGCTATGAATTCAGAATTACCGCCAATGACACATTTTGTATTACCTGGCGGACATCAAACGGTGTCATTCTGTCACATTGCACGTTGTGTTTGCCGAAGAGCAGAACGTTTAGCCTCAGAGTTAAACGCTATCGACCCTATAAATCCACAAACATTAACGTATTTAAACCGCCTTTCTGACTACCTTTTTGTATTGGCACGAAAGTTGTCTCATGATTTGAAAGCAGACGAAGTGAAGTGGATTCCCGAAAAACAATAA
- a CDS encoding RNA polymerase sigma factor, whose translation MQLYNQYCQGMYVVAKRFITNTAEAEDLVQDAFIKAFSKLHQFKGNVTFGAWLKRIVVNTCIDALKSKSPQLDVLEEVHLKVIDADAHDSWVVEDDVTLEDIKLVIETLPEKYKYVVMLFLIEGYDHQEISEILNISEVASRTQLSRGKQKLQELLKLKTYGTRY comes from the coding sequence ATGCAGTTATACAACCAGTACTGCCAAGGGATGTATGTTGTTGCCAAGCGTTTTATTACAAATACTGCTGAAGCTGAAGATTTGGTGCAAGATGCTTTTATAAAGGCCTTTAGTAAACTGCATCAATTTAAAGGCAATGTTACTTTTGGGGCTTGGTTAAAACGTATAGTTGTGAATACTTGTATCGACGCGCTTAAATCTAAATCACCTCAGTTAGATGTTTTAGAAGAGGTGCACCTAAAAGTGATCGATGCAGATGCTCACGACAGTTGGGTCGTTGAAGATGATGTGACTTTAGAAGACATTAAACTAGTTATTGAAACTTTGCCAGAAAAATATAAGTATGTAGTGATGTTGTTTTTAATAGAAGGCTACGATCATCAAGAAATTTCTGAAATTTTAAATATTTCTGAAGTGGCATCACGTACACAATTATCTAGAGGAAAACAAAAATTACAAGAACTATTAAAATTGAAAACCTATGGCACAAGATATTAG
- a CDS encoding DUF2795 domain-containing protein, with protein MYWTLELASYLSDAPWPATKDELIDYAIRTGAPLEVVENLQSIEDEGDSYDSIEEIWSDYPTDEDYLWNEDEY; from the coding sequence ATGTATTGGACATTAGAATTAGCATCATATTTAAGCGATGCGCCTTGGCCAGCTACTAAAGATGAGCTGATTGACTACGCAATTAGAACTGGAGCACCTTTAGAAGTTGTAGAAAATTTACAATCCATTGAAGATGAAGGAGATTCGTACGACTCCATTGAGGAGATATGGTCAGACTATCCTACCGATGAAGACTATCTCTGGAACGAGGATGAATATTAG
- the secA gene encoding preprotein translocase subunit SecA has protein sequence MNFLNSVLKLFVGDKSKQDVKAIMPLVDKIKTFEKALEALSHDELRAKTAYFKAKIAEGRQPFEDQIAKLLEDANATDDIDKREDIYQEIDNLKDDSYAATEKVLNDILPEAFAVVKETAKRFKNNTSITVTANTFDREISGTKEYVVLEADKAIWANSWDAAGKAITWDMVHYDVQLIGGIAMHQGKIAEMQTGEGKTLVATLPMYLNALAGKGVHLVTVNDYLAKRDSAWMAPLFEFHGLSIDCIDYHQPNSEARKKAYNADITYGTNNEFGFDYLRDNMAHSPNDLVQRPHHYAIVDEVDSVLVDDARTPLIISGPIPQGDRQEFTELKPKVDDIVGVQRKYLTGVFAEAKKLIAAGDTKEGGFQLLRVYRGMPKNKALIKFLSEDGIRQLLQKTENHYMQDNNREMPKVDEALFYVIDEKNNQVELTDKGVDYLSGKDDPNFFVMPEIGIEMAKIEAKGLTAEEEANEKEELFKDFGIKSERIHTLNQLLKAYALFEKDIQYVVMDNKVMIVDEQTGRIMDGRRYSDGLHQAIEAKENVKIEAATQTFATVTLQNYFRMYRKLSGMTGTAITEAGEFWEIYKLDVVEIPTNRPIARDDRDDLVYKTKREKYNAVIEEVSKLSQAGRPILIGTTNVEISELLGKMLSIRKVPHNVLNAKLHKKEADIVAEAGKPGQVTIATNMAGRGTDIKLIDEVKKVGGLAIIGTERHDSRRVDRQLRGRAGRQGDPGSSQFYVSLEDNLMRLFGSERIAKMMDKMGLEEGEVIQHSMISKSIERAQKKVEENNFGVRKRLLEYDDVMNAQREVVYKRRHHALFGERLSVDLANMIFDTAEHIAETNKGANDYKNFGFEIIRYFSMSNPISEQDFNKLAVQDIAAKIYKAAFDFYKTKMAKNAELAFPIIKNVYETQSDKFKRIVVPFTDGVKTLQVVTDLQQAYETEGKQLITDFEKNITLAIIDDAWKSHLRKMDELKQSVQLAVHEQKDPLLIYKFEAFELFKDMITQVNKDVISFLFKGELPSEDQNAISEEKQQAPKKERLETTKEEIPNLDERASQSRAAGQTQRQPEVVETIVRDKPKIGRNDRVTIKNVMNGESKTVKYKQAEPLLAKGDWVITE, from the coding sequence ATGAATTTTTTAAATTCTGTACTAAAGCTTTTTGTAGGAGACAAATCCAAGCAAGATGTAAAAGCGATCATGCCTTTAGTAGATAAAATTAAAACCTTCGAAAAGGCACTTGAGGCTTTATCGCACGACGAATTAAGAGCAAAAACAGCTTACTTTAAAGCTAAAATTGCAGAAGGCAGGCAACCTTTCGAAGATCAAATAGCAAAACTTTTAGAAGACGCAAACGCTACCGACGACATAGACAAACGTGAAGATATCTATCAAGAAATAGATAATTTAAAAGACGACTCTTATGCTGCTACAGAAAAGGTTTTAAACGATATTCTTCCTGAAGCCTTTGCTGTGGTTAAAGAAACCGCTAAACGTTTTAAAAACAATACCAGTATTACTGTAACCGCAAACACTTTTGACAGAGAAATCTCTGGAACCAAAGAATATGTTGTTTTAGAAGCAGATAAAGCCATTTGGGCAAACTCTTGGGATGCTGCTGGTAAAGCCATAACTTGGGATATGGTACATTACGATGTACAACTTATTGGAGGTATTGCCATGCACCAAGGTAAAATTGCCGAAATGCAGACAGGGGAAGGTAAAACTTTAGTTGCCACTCTACCTATGTATTTAAATGCCTTAGCAGGTAAAGGTGTACACCTAGTAACTGTAAACGATTATTTGGCTAAACGTGATAGCGCCTGGATGGCGCCTTTATTCGAGTTTCACGGGTTAAGTATAGATTGTATCGATTACCACCAACCAAATTCTGAAGCTCGTAAAAAAGCATATAATGCCGATATTACTTACGGAACAAATAACGAATTTGGTTTCGATTATTTACGTGATAATATGGCACACTCTCCTAACGATTTAGTACAACGTCCGCACCATTATGCCATTGTAGATGAAGTAGATTCTGTGTTGGTTGATGATGCCCGTACACCTTTAATTATTTCAGGTCCAATTCCGCAAGGAGATCGTCAAGAATTTACAGAGTTAAAACCAAAAGTAGACGATATTGTTGGCGTACAACGTAAATATTTAACCGGTGTTTTTGCTGAAGCTAAAAAATTAATAGCTGCAGGAGACACTAAAGAAGGCGGATTCCAATTATTACGTGTATATCGTGGTATGCCTAAAAACAAAGCTTTAATAAAGTTTTTAAGTGAAGACGGAATCAGACAGTTGTTACAAAAAACAGAAAATCATTACATGCAAGACAACAACCGCGAGATGCCTAAGGTTGATGAAGCGTTGTTTTATGTAATCGATGAAAAAAATAATCAAGTTGAATTAACAGATAAAGGAGTAGATTACCTTTCTGGTAAAGATGATCCTAACTTTTTCGTAATGCCAGAAATTGGTATTGAAATGGCTAAAATAGAAGCTAAAGGCTTAACTGCAGAAGAAGAAGCCAACGAAAAAGAAGAATTATTTAAAGACTTTGGTATTAAGTCTGAGCGTATACACACTTTAAATCAATTACTTAAAGCCTATGCCCTATTTGAAAAAGATATTCAATATGTGGTTATGGATAATAAAGTTATGATTGTCGATGAGCAAACTGGTCGTATTATGGATGGTCGTCGTTATAGTGATGGATTACACCAGGCGATTGAAGCTAAAGAAAATGTAAAAATTGAAGCTGCTACACAAACCTTTGCCACCGTAACACTTCAAAATTACTTTAGAATGTACCGCAAGCTATCTGGCATGACAGGTACAGCAATTACAGAAGCTGGAGAATTTTGGGAAATCTATAAATTAGATGTTGTAGAAATTCCTACTAACCGTCCTATTGCAAGAGACGATAGAGACGATTTAGTTTATAAAACTAAGCGTGAAAAGTATAATGCCGTTATTGAAGAAGTTTCTAAATTATCACAAGCAGGTCGCCCTATACTAATTGGTACAACAAACGTAGAGATTAGTGAACTTTTAGGAAAAATGCTTAGCATACGTAAAGTTCCTCACAATGTCTTAAACGCGAAATTACACAAAAAAGAAGCCGATATTGTTGCTGAAGCAGGAAAGCCCGGACAGGTTACCATCGCAACAAACATGGCAGGTCGTGGTACCGATATTAAGTTAATAGACGAGGTTAAAAAAGTTGGAGGTTTGGCCATTATTGGTACAGAACGTCACGATTCACGTCGTGTAGACCGCCAGTTACGTGGTCGTGCTGGACGTCAAGGAGATCCAGGAAGCTCTCAATTCTACGTATCGTTAGAAGATAACTTAATGCGTTTATTCGGATCTGAGCGTATTGCGAAAATGATGGATAAAATGGGCTTAGAAGAAGGTGAAGTCATTCAGCATTCTATGATTTCAAAATCTATTGAGCGTGCTCAGAAAAAAGTTGAAGAAAATAACTTTGGTGTCCGTAAACGTTTATTAGAGTACGACGATGTTATGAACGCCCAACGTGAAGTGGTTTATAAACGTCGCCACCATGCCTTATTTGGTGAACGTTTAAGCGTTGATTTAGCTAATATGATTTTTGATACTGCAGAACATATTGCAGAAACAAATAAAGGGGCTAACGATTATAAAAATTTCGGCTTTGAGATTATTCGTTATTTCTCAATGAGCAACCCAATAAGTGAACAAGATTTTAATAAATTAGCTGTACAAGATATAGCTGCAAAAATTTATAAAGCTGCTTTCGATTTTTATAAAACTAAAATGGCTAAGAATGCAGAATTGGCATTCCCTATTATTAAAAATGTTTACGAAACGCAAAGCGATAAATTTAAACGTATTGTTGTTCCTTTTACAGATGGTGTAAAAACATTACAAGTTGTAACCGATTTACAACAAGCCTACGAAACTGAAGGTAAGCAATTAATTACAGATTTTGAAAAGAACATCACTTTAGCGATTATTGATGATGCTTGGAAATCGCATTTACGTAAAATGGACGAGTTAAAACAGTCTGTACAATTAGCGGTTCACGAACAAAAAGATCCGTTATTAATTTATAAATTCGAGGCGTTCGAATTGTTTAAAGACATGATTACTCAAGTTAATAAAGATGTTATTTCATTCTTATTTAAAGGTGAATTGCCTAGTGAAGATCAGAATGCTATTAGTGAAGAAAAGCAACAAGCTCCTAAAAAGGAACGTTTAGAAACAACCAAGGAAGAAATTCCTAATTTAGATGAACGTGCTTCACAAAGTAGAGCTGCTGGACAAACACAACGCCAACCAGAGGTTGTTGAAACTATAGTACGCGATAAGCCAAAAATTGGAAGAAACGATAGAGTTACAATTAAAAATGTAATGAACGGCGAAAGTAAAACTGTAAAATATAAACAAGCCGAACCGCTTTTAGCTAAAGGTGATTGGGTAATTACAGAATAA